Within Claveliimonas bilis, the genomic segment GGAATCAATTGCCTTTATTATGGCCTTTGATATATCCACAGAATTATTTCCTACCCAGCCACATTCATTATTTAATACTAATTCCGCCATACCGGTCCCTTCACTAACAATAACGGGAATTCCATAAGATAGGGCTTCTAAGATTCCCATCGGCATTCCTTCAAATCGTGACGTTTGAATAAAGTAATCCGTACTATTTAGTATTTTTCTCTTTTCTTCTTCATATATTGGATCACAGACTTTAACGATGTCACTTATTTCGAATTTCCTTATCATATCAATTAATTTTTCTTTATCACCGCAAACATCCGAACCGTATAAATAAATTTTTACAGTATATTTTCTTAAATAGTCATCTATTTCTTTACATGCCTCTAATAGGATATCCAATCCTTTATGATAAATATCTAACCTCCCTATATACACGAGATCAATACTACTTTTCTTGCAAGATTGATATTCATTTTTCTCTGCCGGATATATTCCATTTCCAACAATAAAATATCGCTCCTTCCATCTTTTCTTTGTTTCCTTCATCTCTTGATAGGATAAAAAATGAATTGCCTGAGAATTCTTCATATATGAATTTACACATACTATGTTCGCTAATCTCTTTTTTAACTTACTTTTCCTTTGTGCAAAATTTGTTGATGATCCATGAGGTACGACTACATAAGGAATATTTTTCTTCATAACAAAATAGCGCCATATTTTCCATAAATTAGGCAAATACATTCCATGGAATATGACTAGATCTATTTTTCCAATATTTTTTAATATATATTTAATTTTATTTCTACTAAATCCATCTAAGGCATAATATTTCACATTGTCACACAATTTGAAATGTGTAGAACAAAAATTAATACATATAACTTGCTCTATCCGACTTTGAACATTTAAATGCTGTGGAATAACTACTGACATACCTGAATCTTTGCGATTTGATATATTACATATATGCAAAATCTTCATATAATGTTTCCTCTCATCATCTTATATTTTAAAAGGATCAAACTACTGACGTTATAATTTTTGCCAGTTTTGTATATGTATACTTTCTGTCAAATCTTTCTTGTGCACAACGCCTTGCGTTTTTCCCCATCTCCAGGCGTAATTTTTCATCATAAATCAGTCTTTCCATCTTTTCTGCCATATCTTTTGGTTCTCCATTTCTACAGTTGAATCCCATGCTATAATCGTCTATAAGCTGACGAAATTCTTTACTTTCCTGCGTACTAATTATTGGAAGTCCAGCAGCCACATAATCTGCATGCTTATTAATAATGCTTTGAGCTGCCCCGTGCATAATTGGATTCAGTGCTATATCACATTCGCACAATCGCCGAACCATATCGGGATAATTAAGCGTTCCTGTAAACTCCGCATTAATGCCTTTTTTTCTTGCATATTCTACAAATCGGTTTTTCAGAGGGCCATCTCCCATAATAACAAAACGATATTTTATTCCCTTTTCTTGCAGAATACTCAAAGCATCGAATGTACTCGTCAAATCATAACTATGCCCCAGTGTCCCACAATAAGCAAAAAGTATTTCATCTTTTCTATTCTTTCTCACAAAACCTTTGTATAAATCGAAGGTTTCTAATTCCGTCCCCAGAAAAATCACTTCTGGTTTTGGACATACCATATTAACTCTTTTCCCCCTATCAGCGTATGTTTTGGACACTGCAACAATTCTATCTGCTGCTTTGTATATTCTATCTGCCTGTTTCTTCATAGGAGCAAAAATAATATTACTTATAATTGGTATGTTAAATACCACTCTAAATGCTTCCGGCCATAAGTCCTGGATATCTATTACAAATTTTACATTGTTCCGTTTACAATAGGAGGCACATACATCTGCCACATCTAAAGACGGAACTGCGGTATAAACCAAGTCAGGAGTTATCCTTTCATTAAGATATAATCTTATATTCTTTGCCAATTCTTTATGACTTCCAAAACGCTTCAAACATACGTTTTTAGGATATCCTGATTCGTGACATGTTGTAATCTTAATTCTTTTTAATTCACCTACACTTTTAAAATGTTGCTTCTTTCCATGACTAAAATCAGACGTAATAATTTCGACACTATCTATTCCTTCCTTTATTAATTCTTTTGCAATATAAATAAAGCGACTATTATTTCCTTCAAAGTCCTCTATATTTCTTAAATACTGTGCAACAATTACAATATCCACCGCAAAAAATTCCTTTCCCGTGTACTCAGATTCACCCGAACCCTATCTATGACCTTATAATTTTCTAACTTTTCGATATAGATAGATCTTCCCATCCATAAAGTAATAAAAAAAGACATCTTTACAATGTCTATATCCATTCCTTATAACTACACTATTTACAATTTTGTCTTTAAATCATCAAAGATTTTTTCGCTCTCCAAAATAATTGGCTCTACATCGACATCACGAAGAAAAATATATGGTTTCTCATAATGATAAAACTGATCACGTACCACATTATTAGCATTCCCCTCTTCCATAATACGAATCGTATCTTCTATCAAATCAAAACCTACATGTGCCATAACACCTGTGTACGCCATGTGACGGATGTTAATCTCTGTAACTTTCATGTTGCCTTCCGTATCCTCTTTTAAATCAAAAGACAGAATACCGTGAGCCGGAACGTTAAGTTTCTTTTCTAGGTATTTGATGCAATCATCGCAGAACTTGTTAATTTTATCCTCGTTAAGAAATCGACCAAAGTGTGTATTTCCTGTTACGTGTGATGGAGCTGTGTTTGCCATGACATATTCAACGCACTCCAACGCTGCACCTTTCACATACTCTCCATTGTAGTAAAGCATCTGATTTGCCAGATGACGACCTGAGAGAAACTCAGATACTGTAAATTCTGGAATTCTTCCATTAATGAGGAGCCAAGAACGATAAGAACTTATATCATTCAGTTTTAGGCTTCCGAGACCTCCTGTTCCTTCTGTAGCTCTAATCCAGCAAGGAAACTTGATTTCCTTCTCTACCTCTTCAAATCTAGGATTTCTCTGCGTAACCTTGAGCGTCTTTGGAATGAATTCCGTGCCTTCAAGAAGTTCAGCCATTATCGCTTTATCTTTAAGACTCTCCGAGAATAATCTACATCCCATAAAAGTCGGACAAGGATATTTTTTGTGAATCTCATAGTATCGTCCCCATTCAATAATTTCGCTTTCTGGCTCTACGAAGGCATAATCTATTTTCTTCTCAATCACAAGTCTTTCAATCCAAGCAAAATATTGGGGACTGTCACATCTTGGAGCTATGAAATACTCGTCTATAAGTTTT encodes:
- a CDS encoding glycosyltransferase family 4 protein codes for the protein MDIVIVAQYLRNIEDFEGNNSRFIYIAKELIKEGIDSVEIITSDFSHGKKQHFKSVGELKRIKITTCHESGYPKNVCLKRFGSHKELAKNIRLYLNERITPDLVYTAVPSLDVADVCASYCKRNNVKFVIDIQDLWPEAFRVVFNIPIISNIIFAPMKKQADRIYKAADRIVAVSKTYADRGKRVNMVCPKPEVIFLGTELETFDLYKGFVRKNRKDEILFAYCGTLGHSYDLTSTFDALSILQEKGIKYRFVIMGDGPLKNRFVEYARKKGINAEFTGTLNYPDMVRRLCECDIALNPIMHGAAQSIINKHADYVAAGLPIISTQESKEFRQLIDDYSMGFNCRNGEPKDMAEKMERLIYDEKLRLEMGKNARRCAQERFDRKYTYTKLAKIITSVV
- a CDS encoding glycosyltransferase, with the protein product MKILHICNISNRKDSGMSVVIPQHLNVQSRIEQVICINFCSTHFKLCDNVKYYALDGFSRNKIKYILKNIGKIDLVIFHGMYLPNLWKIWRYFVMKKNIPYVVVPHGSSTNFAQRKSKLKKRLANIVCVNSYMKNSQAIHFLSYQEMKETKKRWKERYFIVGNGIYPAEKNEYQSCKKSSIDLVYIGRLDIYHKGLDILLEACKEIDDYLRKYTVKIYLYGSDVCGDKEKLIDMIRKFEISDIVKVCDPIYEEEKRKILNSTDYFIQTSRFEGMPMGILEALSYGIPVIVSEGTGMAELVLNNECGWVGNNSVDISKAIIKAIDSKKDQKKYEENAFKCAKLFFWDSIAKETINNYKKIINEQVDVSE